A genomic stretch from Bradyrhizobium sp. 195 includes:
- the glmS gene encoding glutamine--fructose-6-phosphate transaminase (isomerizing) — protein MCGIVGILGREPVAEQLVDSLKRLEYRGYDSAGVATLEGKHLERRRAEGKLKNLEKRLEAEPLKGTTGIGHTRWATHGKPTVNNAHPHATERVAVVHNGIIENFRELREELEKKGAVFHTETDTEIVLHLVDNLLTRGNKPVEAVKLALGRLRGAFALGFIFAGDDDLLIGARNGPPLAIGYGDGEMYLGSDAIALGPFTDTISYLEDGDWVVLTRKSATIFDKDGHAVQRDKIRHAASTSLVDKANYRHFMAKEIHEQPEVVGHTLARYVDMATERVSLPVKLPFDFKNIQRINITACGTASYAGYVAKYWFERFARLPVEVDVASEFRYREAPLRKGDLAIFISQSGETADTLAALRYAKAEGVHTIAVVNVPTSTIARESETVLQTLAGPEIGVASTKAFTCQLMVLANLAIAAGKARGELSDEDETKLVHGLVEVPRLMADALTTELQIEKLAHRIAKSSDVLYLGRGTSFPLALEGALKLKEISYIHAEGYAAGELKHGPIALIDETMPVVVIAPHDRVFEKTVSNMQEVAARGGNIILMTDAKGAEEATVESLVTIVMPDMAAAFTPMVYAVPVQLLAYHTAVVMGTDVDQPRNLAKSVTVE, from the coding sequence ATGTGCGGGATTGTCGGCATTCTCGGGCGCGAACCGGTTGCAGAGCAGCTGGTGGATTCGCTCAAACGGCTTGAATATCGCGGCTACGACTCGGCGGGCGTCGCCACGCTCGAAGGCAAGCATCTCGAGCGCCGTCGCGCCGAAGGCAAGCTGAAGAATCTGGAGAAGCGGCTGGAAGCCGAGCCGCTCAAGGGCACGACCGGCATCGGCCACACCCGCTGGGCGACCCACGGCAAGCCGACCGTCAACAACGCCCATCCGCATGCGACCGAGCGCGTCGCCGTGGTCCACAACGGCATCATCGAGAACTTCCGTGAGCTGCGCGAGGAGCTCGAGAAGAAGGGCGCGGTGTTCCACACCGAGACCGACACCGAGATCGTGCTGCATCTCGTCGACAATTTGCTCACGCGCGGCAACAAGCCGGTCGAAGCCGTCAAGCTGGCGCTGGGGCGCTTGCGCGGCGCCTTTGCGCTCGGCTTCATCTTCGCCGGCGACGACGATCTGCTGATCGGCGCCCGCAACGGCCCGCCGCTCGCGATCGGCTATGGCGACGGCGAGATGTATCTCGGCTCGGATGCCATCGCGCTCGGCCCGTTCACCGACACGATCAGCTATCTCGAGGACGGTGACTGGGTCGTGCTGACGCGCAAGAGCGCAACGATCTTCGATAAGGACGGCCACGCCGTCCAGCGCGACAAGATCAGGCACGCCGCCTCGACCTCGCTGGTCGACAAGGCCAATTACCGCCACTTCATGGCCAAGGAGATCCACGAGCAGCCGGAAGTGGTCGGCCATACGCTGGCGCGGTACGTCGACATGGCCACCGAGCGCGTCTCGCTGCCGGTCAAGCTGCCCTTCGATTTCAAGAATATCCAGCGCATCAACATCACGGCCTGCGGCACCGCGAGCTATGCCGGCTACGTTGCAAAATACTGGTTCGAGCGCTTTGCGCGCCTGCCGGTCGAGGTCGATGTCGCCTCCGAATTCCGCTACCGCGAGGCGCCCTTGCGCAAGGGCGATCTGGCCATCTTCATCTCGCAGTCGGGCGAGACCGCCGACACGCTGGCGGCACTGCGCTATGCCAAGGCCGAGGGCGTGCACACGATCGCCGTCGTCAACGTACCGACTTCGACGATCGCGCGCGAAAGCGAGACCGTGCTGCAAACGCTGGCCGGCCCTGAGATCGGCGTCGCCTCGACCAAGGCCTTCACCTGTCAGCTCATGGTGCTGGCAAACCTCGCGATCGCGGCCGGCAAGGCCAGAGGCGAATTGTCCGACGAGGACGAGACCAAGCTGGTTCACGGCCTGGTCGAGGTGCCGCGCCTGATGGCGGATGCGCTCACCACCGAGCTCCAGATCGAAAAGCTGGCGCACCGGATCGCCAAGTCGAGCGACGTGCTCTATCTGGGCCGCGGCACCAGCTTTCCGCTCGCGCTCGAAGGCGCGCTGAAGCTGAAAGAGATTTCCTACATCCACGCCGAGGGCTATGCGGCCGGTGAGCTCAAGCACGGGCCGATCGCGCTGATCGACGAGACCATGCCGGTCGTCGTCATCGCGCCTCATGATCGGGTGTTCGAAAAGACGGTCTCCAACATGCAGGAGGTCGCCGCCCGCGGCGGCAACATCATCCTGATGACGGACGCGAAGGGCGCGGAAGAGGCGACCGTCGAATCCCTCGTCACCATCGTCATGCCTGATATGGCGGCGGCCTTTACCCCGATGGTTTATGCCGTCCCCGTGCAGCTGCTCGCCTATCACACCGCTGTCGTCATGGGCACCGACGTCGACCAGCCGCGTAACCTCGCGAAATCGGTGACCGTGGAATAG
- the glmU gene encoding bifunctional UDP-N-acetylglucosamine diphosphorylase/glucosamine-1-phosphate N-acetyltransferase GlmU yields MTARSSLTIVLAAGEGTRMRSSLPKVLHPVAQQTLLAHVLAAAPKGTGTSLAVVIGPDHEAVADEAKRIRPDALTFVQAERLGTAHAVLAAREAIGRGVDDLLIAFGDTPLISAETLARLRAPLARGAAIAALGFRAADPTGYGRFIVEGERLVAIREQADASTEERKIDLCNAGVMAIDGRRALQILGQIGNANSKGEYYLTDAVEIVRKQGWESVVIETSEDEVRGINTKAQLAEAEAVMQARLRKAAMEAGVTLIAPETVYLAADTVFGKDVTIEPFVVIGPGVSIADGTVIHSFSHIVQTTLGKNVSIGPYARLRPGTSLGDGARIGNFVETKAATLEAGVKVNHLSYIGDATVGANSNIGAGTITCNYDGFKKHKTIIGQGAFVGTNSSLVAPVKIGNGAYIGSGSVITRDVPDDAMALERNQQTIREGGAVRYREMKTGGKKPEK; encoded by the coding sequence ATGACCGCCCGTTCCAGCCTCACGATCGTGCTCGCCGCCGGCGAAGGCACGCGCATGCGATCGAGCCTGCCCAAAGTGCTGCATCCGGTAGCTCAGCAAACGCTGCTTGCCCACGTGCTCGCCGCGGCACCCAAGGGAACCGGTACCTCGCTCGCAGTCGTGATCGGCCCCGACCACGAGGCGGTCGCGGACGAGGCGAAGCGCATCAGGCCCGATGCGCTCACCTTCGTGCAGGCCGAGCGACTCGGCACCGCGCATGCGGTGCTGGCGGCGCGTGAGGCGATCGGACGCGGCGTCGACGATCTCCTGATTGCCTTTGGCGACACGCCGCTGATCTCGGCCGAGACCTTGGCGCGGCTGCGCGCGCCGCTCGCCAGGGGCGCTGCGATTGCCGCGCTCGGCTTCCGCGCCGCCGATCCCACCGGCTATGGCCGTTTCATCGTCGAGGGCGAACGCCTGGTCGCGATCCGCGAGCAGGCCGATGCGAGCACTGAGGAGCGCAAGATCGATTTGTGCAATGCCGGCGTGATGGCGATCGACGGCCGCCGCGCGCTTCAAATCCTCGGGCAAATCGGCAATGCCAATTCCAAGGGCGAATATTATCTGACGGACGCGGTCGAAATCGTCCGCAAGCAGGGATGGGAGTCCGTGGTGATCGAGACCAGCGAGGACGAGGTACGCGGCATCAACACCAAGGCACAGCTCGCCGAGGCAGAAGCCGTCATGCAGGCGCGCCTGCGGAAAGCGGCGATGGAGGCCGGCGTCACGCTGATCGCCCCTGAAACCGTTTATCTCGCCGCCGATACCGTGTTCGGCAAGGACGTGACCATCGAGCCGTTCGTGGTGATCGGCCCCGGCGTGTCGATCGCCGACGGCACGGTGATCCATTCCTTCTCGCATATCGTGCAGACCACGCTCGGCAAGAACGTCTCGATCGGCCCCTATGCGCGGCTGCGGCCCGGCACCTCGCTCGGCGATGGCGCGCGCATCGGCAATTTCGTGGAGACCAAGGCGGCGACGCTGGAGGCCGGCGTCAAGGTCAATCACCTGTCCTACATCGGCGATGCCACCGTCGGCGCCAACTCCAACATCGGCGCCGGCACCATCACCTGCAACTACGATGGCTTCAAGAAGCACAAAACGATCATCGGGCAAGGCGCCTTCGTCGGCACCAACTCCTCGCTGGTCGCCCCCGTGAAGATCGGCAACGGCGCCTATATCGGCTCCGGCTCGGTGATCACCCGTGACGTGCCTGACGATGCCATGGCGCTCGAGCGCAACCAGCAGACCATCAGGGAAGGAGGCGCTGTGCGCTATCGCGAGATGAAGACGGGCGGGAAGAAGCCGGAGAAGTAA
- a CDS encoding MgtC/SapB family protein: protein MNELDDVLRLLVAAGTGLLIGIDRDMNDKPVGMRTLSLVALGSALVSISVIEFQNLRDHPDAISRVIQGVVAGVLTGVGFIGAGVILHDAKAKTVHGLTTAATVWIAAGLGIACALGAWLLVAAAIAVTLLVLFVLGWVERRLGLK, encoded by the coding sequence ATGAACGAACTGGATGATGTGCTGAGGCTTCTCGTCGCGGCGGGTACGGGCCTCCTGATCGGCATCGACCGCGACATGAATGACAAGCCGGTGGGAATGCGAACCCTGTCGCTGGTCGCCCTCGGCTCCGCGCTGGTCTCGATCTCCGTGATCGAGTTCCAGAACTTGCGGGACCACCCGGATGCGATCTCCCGGGTCATTCAGGGCGTCGTTGCCGGCGTGCTGACCGGCGTCGGCTTCATCGGCGCAGGCGTCATCCTGCACGATGCCAAGGCGAAGACCGTTCACGGCCTCACGACTGCGGCGACCGTGTGGATTGCGGCAGGGCTCGGAATTGCCTGCGCGCTGGGAGCCTGGCTGCTGGTCGCCGCCGCAATCGCGGTCACGTTGCTCGTGCTGTTCGTTCTCGGCTGGGTCGAGCGCCGGCTGGGACTGAAATAG
- a CDS encoding glycoside hydrolase family 17 protein, with product MWWWLATPITLARAPIDPAEKVQCVSYAPFRGEQTPLEAWTHIEAEQIEQDLRQLKQITDCVRTYSMENGLDQVPAIAAKVGGLKVLQGIWLSSNRTKNYEQAALAIRLTKQFPDIITSVIVGNEVLLRGEMTTADLVSIIRLVKTQVSVPVTYADVWEYWLKNREVYDVVDFVTIHILPYWEDLPVKAKFASAHVEAIRERMAVAFPGKEILIGETGWPSEGRMRDGALPSRANQARVVSEILSLAKANKFRVNLIESYDQPWKRKLEGTVGGYWGLYDSVRRSLKYPPGEPISNFPYWKWYMGAGMGLSVLVFAVALITLRRRPWTPRFSAWLGVAISATTAGSLLGIGADKMYYESYGIGGWLLWGALLLAGILSPIFCAQAMVIGRSLPTFLDLLGPREGRKWSKLTAVLGLTLAVTAVIGAATALGFVFDPRYKDFPYASLTMAVVPFALLMLNRPQIGQRPIAESVFAGVLALSAVFVLFNEGRDNWQSLWTCAIYLLFALTLWRARAEQIQE from the coding sequence GTGTGGTGGTGGTTGGCGACGCCGATCACGCTCGCGCGCGCCCCGATCGATCCCGCCGAGAAGGTCCAATGCGTCTCCTACGCGCCGTTCCGCGGCGAGCAGACGCCGCTGGAGGCCTGGACCCATATCGAGGCCGAGCAGATCGAGCAGGACCTGCGCCAGCTCAAGCAGATCACCGACTGCGTCCGCACCTATTCGATGGAGAACGGGCTCGACCAGGTGCCGGCGATCGCCGCCAAGGTCGGCGGGCTGAAAGTGCTGCAGGGCATCTGGCTCTCCAGCAACCGCACCAAGAATTATGAGCAGGCCGCGCTCGCCATCCGCCTCACCAAGCAATTCCCCGACATCATCACCTCGGTCATCGTCGGCAACGAGGTGCTGCTGCGCGGCGAGATGACCACGGCCGACCTTGTCTCCATCATCCGCTTGGTGAAGACGCAGGTCAGCGTGCCCGTCACCTATGCCGACGTCTGGGAATATTGGCTGAAGAACCGCGAGGTCTATGACGTCGTCGACTTCGTCACGATCCACATCCTGCCCTATTGGGAGGATTTGCCGGTCAAGGCCAAATTCGCTTCCGCCCATGTCGAGGCGATCCGCGAACGCATGGCGGTGGCGTTCCCCGGCAAGGAGATCCTGATCGGCGAGACCGGCTGGCCGAGCGAGGGGCGCATGCGCGACGGCGCGTTGCCCTCACGCGCCAACCAGGCGCGCGTCGTCTCGGAAATCCTGAGCCTTGCGAAGGCGAACAAGTTTCGCGTCAATCTGATCGAGTCCTACGACCAGCCGTGGAAGCGCAAGCTGGAAGGCACCGTCGGCGGCTATTGGGGCCTGTACGACTCGGTGCGCCGGAGCCTGAAATATCCGCCGGGCGAGCCGATCAGCAATTTCCCGTACTGGAAATGGTACATGGGCGCGGGCATGGGCCTGTCCGTGCTGGTGTTCGCGGTCGCGCTGATCACGCTGCGCCGGCGGCCGTGGACGCCGCGCTTCTCGGCCTGGCTCGGTGTCGCCATCTCGGCGACGACGGCGGGGAGCCTGCTCGGGATCGGCGCCGACAAGATGTATTACGAGAGCTACGGCATCGGCGGCTGGCTGCTCTGGGGCGCGCTGCTGCTCGCCGGCATCCTGTCGCCGATCTTCTGCGCGCAGGCGATGGTGATCGGCCGCAGCCTTCCGACCTTCCTCGATCTGCTCGGTCCGCGCGAGGGCCGCAAATGGTCGAAGCTCACCGCCGTGCTTGGCCTGACGCTCGCGGTGACAGCGGTGATCGGGGCCGCTACCGCGCTCGGCTTCGTGTTCGACCCGCGCTACAAGGATTTTCCCTACGCCTCGCTGACGATGGCGGTGGTCCCGTTTGCGCTATTGATGCTGAACCGGCCGCAGATCGGCCAGCGTCCGATCGCGGAATCGGTGTTCGCGGGCGTGCTGGCGCTCTCGGCTGTCTTTGTGCTCTTCAACGAAGGTCGCGACAACTGGCAGTCGCTGTGGACCTGCGCGATCTATCTGTTGTTCGCGCTCACGCTGTGGCGGGCGCGGGCCGAGCAAATCCAAGAATGA
- a CDS encoding beta-1-3, beta-1-6-glucan biosynthesis protein, translated as MRQRVFESRNAVLRQFAATLAVSCLLVLAGLGGASAQSGTPAPDQGKAAAQPADAAKDAAQNQRRTDEFAEAAQAINGPGGNPECVWLGRRVVRLMWRDDLDTAFRHLDLYDRFGCPGGHIQAAFRCLTRFGAQIDPKVAETLDSRVHACWINPAAQPQQAAAAASQPAAPASGNPPAAQPAASPSPAASPTPAPQK; from the coding sequence ATGCGGCAACGGGTGTTCGAGTCACGAAATGCGGTCCTGCGGCAGTTCGCCGCCACCTTGGCCGTCTCCTGCCTTCTCGTTCTCGCCGGTCTCGGTGGCGCCTCCGCCCAAAGCGGCACGCCCGCGCCGGACCAGGGCAAGGCCGCGGCCCAGCCCGCCGACGCCGCCAAGGATGCCGCCCAGAACCAGCGCCGCACCGACGAGTTCGCCGAAGCAGCCCAGGCCATCAACGGACCGGGCGGCAACCCCGAATGCGTCTGGCTCGGCCGGCGCGTGGTACGGCTGATGTGGCGGGATGATCTCGATACCGCGTTTCGCCATCTCGACCTCTACGACCGCTTCGGCTGCCCCGGCGGCCACATCCAGGCGGCCTTCCGCTGCCTGACCCGGTTCGGCGCCCAGATCGATCCCAAGGTCGCCGAGACCCTGGACAGCCGCGTGCACGCCTGCTGGATCAACCCGGCGGCCCAGCCGCAGCAGGCGGCGGCCGCGGCGTCGCAGCCGGCGGCACCGGCCTCGGGTAATCCGCCGGCGGCGCAGCCGGCCGCGAGCCCCTCGCCTGCGGCAAGCCCGACGCCGGCGCCCCAGAAATAG